Genomic segment of Psychrobacter sanguinis:
GCCACATTATCCACAAATTGACAGCGGTGTGGCAGTCCAGAAAAGTCTTGTAACGTTTGCAGCATGCTCTCAAGAGGAATGCCCGCCAGTTCACCCAAAGCTAGGGCAGCTAATGCATTGACTAAGTTGTGCTTACCTTTGACTTTTAATTGATCTGCTGCCAGTAACTTTTGTGTGCCTTTTGCCAGATAAAGGCTGCCATCCCCTTCAGTGATTATCCCATATTCCCCCAAGTCCGGTGCATTAGAGCCGATACTGATGCGGGGGGTGTTGTCGGCGATTAACGGCCGTGATAGAGCATCATCACGATTGACCACGACCGACTGGGCCCCTTGGAAAATACGGTGTTTGGCTTGATGATAGCCAAGCATATCACCATGACGGTCTAAATGATCAGGCGACATATTGAGCACAGTGGCAACTTTGGCACCTAGATTGGTCACTGTCTCCAATTGGAAACTGGATAATTCTAAAACCGCCAACGTCATGTTATCGCCCAACTGCTCGTCATCTAGCAAGCTTAAAGCGGGCACCCCGATGTTACCGCCAACGCCGACACTGATGCCGGCATCTTTGGCCATTTGGCCCACTAAGGTAGTGACTGTGCTCTTTGCATTCGAGCCTGTTATTGCCACAATAGGGGCGGTACAAGCGTCTTTGAACAACTGAATATCACTGACAATGGCAATACCTGCTTGTTTGGCTTGAGCAACTGCTGGCGTATTGAGCGCCACTCCTGGGCTAATAATAATACGCTGTGCTTGTAATAAAAGCTCAGCATCGATACCGCCAAACACTCTAATTTCAATATTTTTATCTAACTGCTCTGCCAATTTCGGTGCCGCATTACCATCTGTGACTGCCACACTATAGCCACGTTTTGCCAGATAATTGGCCGTCGCTAATCCAGACTGTCCCAGTCCAATAACCACTTGCAGTCCACTGCCCTTTTGAATCAGATCACTGCGGCTTTTCTCAGTTAGAATATTAGGCTGATAATGGCCGACACTTGAGTCGTCTTGGCTATTAGAGTTGGCAATTGGTTGAATATTGTCTTTTGATTTATAAGAGGTGGTATCTACCGAAGGGGTAATTTGACGACTAACGATTGGGTCAGTACTCATGGTCTGTCCTTGTTTCTATATTGTGCTATGATGCACCCATTTTTGTAGAAATATGTGGTCAATATTAGGTTGTCCACTGTATAAAATGCCTTAATTGCATTTTGCCCTTATCTCTACCGTGTAAATTAATGTTAAAATAGCGCACTAAGTCATCGCTGGGAATGTAGGCTGCTTATTCTACCATGAGCCCAGCATCAATGAACTGAATTTACTTACGTTTATGTTGCTATATCACTATTTTTTAATAGGCGTTAAACCCCTTAATTCAGAAGCGTTATCCCATATTGATATTTGTTAATAAATATTATTCCACTATATAGCACCACTTTTGTGATGTGAATGTTTTATGACCTTATTTTTGCTGATTGACATACGCTTTATTGATCGTATGACTAAGATAGCCTACCTCAAATTTTGGTAACGTTATTTTAGAGCTTTTGGCGTCTCATTTAACATGGCTATCGTCATAAAATAAAACCCAACAAATAATCGACCCAAAACTTATGATAGTGCCTTCATTAAATACGATACAAGACGAATGGTTTTCAAATGTACGCGGTGACGTGCTTTCAGGACTGGTAGTTGCTCTAGCTCTTATCCCAGAAGCGATTGCCTTTTCAATTATTGCCGGTGTTGACCCCAAAGTAGGTTTATATGCCTCATTTTGTATTGCCGTTGTCATCAGCTTTGTAGGAGGTCGCCCTGGAATGATATCGGCGGCCACAGGCGCTATGGCATTGGTCATGGTC
This window contains:
- the murD gene encoding UDP-N-acetylmuramoyl-L-alanine--D-glutamate ligase, which translates into the protein MSTDPIVSRQITPSVDTTSYKSKDNIQPIANSNSQDDSSVGHYQPNILTEKSRSDLIQKGSGLQVVIGLGQSGLATANYLAKRGYSVAVTDGNAAPKLAEQLDKNIEIRVFGGIDAELLLQAQRIIISPGVALNTPAVAQAKQAGIAIVSDIQLFKDACTAPIVAITGSNAKSTVTTLVGQMAKDAGISVGVGGNIGVPALSLLDDEQLGDNMTLAVLELSSFQLETVTNLGAKVATVLNMSPDHLDRHGDMLGYHQAKHRIFQGAQSVVVNRDDALSRPLIADNTPRISIGSNAPDLGEYGIITEGDGSLYLAKGTQKLLAADQLKVKGKHNLVNALAALALGELAGIPLESMLQTLQDFSGLPHRCQFVDNVAGIDYFNDSKGTNVGSTQAAILGLGSVYSSNSHGKTKLMLILGGQGKGQNFGELVPLVNKYVSQVLLIGEDAKLISEHLQQANLSDEVDMYHYQTLDQAMDKAQSLLGSSLSQVGAVLLSPACASLDQYSSYNERGEHFCQLVDALKS